The following are from one region of the Rhipicephalus microplus isolate Deutch F79 chromosome 1, USDA_Rmic, whole genome shotgun sequence genome:
- the LOC142768939 gene encoding C-type isolectin Sp-CL4-like, whose product MLPAAFVFRAGPTTFQAARHACSAEGLAMAMPVTYQDHKALVELMRRNRAPRLWIGVQRSVKGNTTFMNGEQVPESSRRWGKGQPNNSGGTQICVEMIESLAHLWNDYDCENRAAYACQQSSSAPQSSDGPT is encoded by the exons ATGCTTCCAGCGGCGTTCGTGTTCCGTGCCGGCCCTACGACGTTCCAGGCGGCTCGGCATGCCTGCTCGGCCGAAGGTCTGGCCATGGCCATGCCAGTCACTTACCAGGACCACAAAGCCCTGGTGGAGCTGATGCGCCGAAACAGGGCGCCCAGGCTGTGGATTGGCGTGCAGAGG AGTGTGAAAGGCAATACGACATTCATGAACGGTGAACAAGTGCCGGAGTCCAGCCGAAGATGGGGAAAAG GCCAGCCAAACAACAGCGGAGGGACGCAGATCTGCGTGGAGATGATCGAGTCGCTGGCACACCTCTGGAACGACTACGACTGCGAGAACAGAGCCGCCTATGCGTGCCAGCAAAGCAGCAGTGCGCCGCAGTCCTCCGACGGACCGACATGA